A single genomic interval of Stieleria maiorica harbors:
- a CDS encoding type III pantothenate kinase produces the protein MTPRETIAAIDVGNSAIKVALAKVSELITAAGDLSAGDAPVRYQSFPLDQPRWDQQICRWVRQHAGQATVSWWVSTVNHAASRPLKDAVLGVADSAAESAPDRQQAWHNLTFEDVPLRIKVDAPEKVGIDRLLSAYAASTRFAAPLVVVDAGSAVTVDCVRPDSDARPVFVGGAILPGIRLQHAALATGTEGLQQATQRIDPAEVAAMMPATNTQQAIRLGVLAAVVGGVERLAQEYACPDDDAVESLPIVLCGGDAATLSPYLRALHQQVPHLVCLGILDLAIQQCQIAPSGLK, from the coding sequence GTGACGCCACGAGAGACGATCGCTGCGATCGATGTGGGAAACTCGGCGATTAAAGTTGCCCTGGCAAAGGTGTCCGAGCTGATCACGGCCGCAGGGGACCTGAGCGCCGGCGACGCACCGGTGCGCTATCAATCGTTCCCCTTGGACCAACCGCGATGGGACCAGCAGATCTGCCGCTGGGTGCGGCAGCACGCCGGACAGGCGACGGTCTCCTGGTGGGTTTCGACGGTCAACCATGCCGCCAGCCGCCCACTGAAGGACGCAGTGTTGGGCGTCGCGGATTCCGCAGCGGAATCGGCTCCCGACCGACAACAGGCATGGCACAACCTGACGTTTGAAGACGTCCCGCTGCGCATCAAGGTCGATGCACCCGAAAAGGTCGGGATCGATCGATTGTTGAGCGCGTATGCGGCATCGACCCGGTTTGCGGCACCGTTGGTGGTGGTCGACGCGGGGTCGGCGGTGACGGTCGATTGCGTCCGTCCCGATTCTGACGCTCGGCCGGTATTTGTCGGTGGAGCGATCCTGCCGGGGATCCGTTTGCAACACGCGGCCCTGGCGACCGGCACGGAAGGACTGCAACAAGCGACCCAGCGCATCGATCCGGCCGAAGTCGCAGCGATGATGCCGGCGACCAACACGCAACAGGCGATTCGATTGGGCGTGCTGGCAGCGGTCGTCGGGGGGGTGGAGCGTTTGGCCCAGGAGTATGCGTGCCCCGACGACGATGCAGTCGAAAGTTTACCAATTGTCCTTTGCGGTGGAGATGCGGCGACACTTTCTCCGTATTTGCGGGCCCTACATCAACAGGTGCCCCATTTGGTCTGCTTGGGGATTTTGGATCTGGCAATTCAGCAATGTCAGATTGCCCCCAGCGGGCTAAAATAA
- a CDS encoding DUF1559 family PulG-like putative transporter, with protein MKTQRMRPPQSRVGFTLIELLVVIAIIGLLASMAMPALSKAREAARSAACQSNLRQFGIGLLARSTQTPGGAFCSGSFDFKRDGVPTEVGWVSDLVTRGILPGEMLCPSNTARSSKVIEEMVSLPLTSFAADSCFDESARLGTEPYTDSSGVVVSNIARKIANDAIPPKTPARTALVAKKMIDEGYNTNYAASWFMLRTEFNLSADGNLAPINPACADMDPRGRNVTKGPLEVQYLDGSRATLSTVPLLCDATPSGYLSATIGERLPAGGLYTTPIVGGPIGNVLQMDLDGDGTPETPNANYLKTPQFIAGVPRTGPAGWYKQLNFYTRQDYRGIMPLHNGIANCLMADGSVQALYDTNGDQYINNGFDVPTGVGTVIWTSKKTEADKLTIASYHSLKSDGPIE; from the coding sequence ATGAAAACCCAGCGCATGCGACCTCCCCAGTCGCGAGTTGGATTCACCCTGATCGAACTTCTGGTCGTGATCGCCATTATCGGGCTGCTGGCATCGATGGCGATGCCGGCACTTAGCAAGGCCCGTGAAGCGGCCCGCTCGGCTGCCTGTCAGTCCAACTTGCGGCAATTCGGGATCGGCCTGCTGGCTCGCAGCACGCAAACGCCCGGCGGGGCGTTTTGCTCGGGCAGTTTTGATTTCAAACGCGACGGCGTGCCGACCGAAGTGGGCTGGGTTTCCGACCTGGTCACGCGCGGCATCCTGCCCGGTGAGATGCTGTGTCCGAGCAACACCGCACGCAGCAGCAAAGTGATCGAGGAAATGGTCTCGTTGCCGCTGACCAGCTTTGCCGCCGATAGCTGTTTCGACGAATCCGCTCGGCTCGGCACCGAACCGTACACCGATTCGTCCGGCGTCGTCGTCTCCAACATCGCGCGCAAGATCGCCAATGATGCGATCCCACCGAAAACGCCGGCACGCACGGCGCTCGTGGCCAAAAAGATGATCGACGAAGGCTACAACACCAACTACGCGGCGTCTTGGTTCATGCTGCGGACCGAATTCAATCTGTCCGCTGACGGCAATCTCGCGCCGATCAATCCGGCCTGTGCCGACATGGATCCACGCGGCAGGAACGTGACCAAGGGGCCCTTGGAGGTGCAGTACCTGGACGGGTCGCGGGCGACGCTTTCCACCGTGCCGCTGCTCTGTGACGCCACGCCGTCAGGATATCTGAGTGCGACGATCGGCGAGCGGCTGCCCGCCGGCGGCCTTTACACCACCCCGATCGTGGGCGGACCGATCGGCAATGTCTTGCAAATGGACTTGGATGGCGACGGCACTCCGGAGACTCCCAACGCGAACTACCTGAAAACGCCCCAGTTCATCGCCGGCGTACCGCGCACTGGACCGGCCGGCTGGTACAAGCAGCTGAACTTTTATACCCGCCAGGACTACCGCGGCATCATGCCGCTGCACAACGGCATCGCCAACTGCTTGATGGCCGACGGTTCGGTGCAGGCGTTGTACGACACCAACGGTGATCAATACATCAACAACGGTTTTGACGTGCCGACCGGCGTCGGCACCGTGATTTGGACCAGCAAGAAAACGGAAGCCGACAAGCTGACGATCGCCAGCTACCACTCCTTGAAGTCGGACGGCCCGATCGAATAG
- a CDS encoding universal stress protein: MSDSEPNEVDRGVDESMRMFEKSKVGDAPALEPIKPSRILLVLDGSAQDQAGVAAAGYLRETFNVETLVLDARQSPQGDLTAAVIESVSGARPIQRGDGDSYDMILAALRTHAVDLLIVPCPFGRDFEKVGTDSAGTVIDVLLTRCPRPMLVIRRDDQRLEQCVHQVSVVVGAECDVESKAAAWAFGLSADDATVTLDLVVEKEQYENIKSIVEALSDGATLDPESFSEALTKTHHSIHGAMAKTATKLGRSYHLRPLAGEVAPPNPLQNRDKTLLVLPLEVDDRFGQGFAQDRIRRSPHPVLVVPSHVEREE; this comes from the coding sequence ATGTCTGATTCGGAGCCGAACGAAGTCGACCGCGGGGTCGACGAGTCCATGCGGATGTTCGAGAAATCGAAAGTCGGCGACGCACCCGCACTTGAACCGATCAAACCTTCCCGCATCTTGTTGGTCTTGGACGGATCAGCCCAAGACCAGGCGGGCGTGGCCGCGGCTGGCTACTTGCGCGAAACCTTCAACGTGGAAACGCTGGTTCTGGATGCCCGCCAATCACCCCAAGGCGACCTGACCGCTGCGGTGATCGAATCGGTCTCCGGTGCGCGTCCGATCCAACGCGGCGACGGCGATTCCTATGACATGATCCTGGCGGCACTTCGGACGCATGCGGTCGATCTGCTGATCGTGCCCTGCCCCTTCGGACGCGACTTTGAAAAGGTCGGCACCGACAGCGCCGGCACCGTCATCGACGTGTTACTGACGCGCTGTCCCCGTCCGATGTTGGTCATTCGACGCGACGATCAAAGGCTGGAACAATGCGTCCATCAGGTTTCCGTCGTCGTGGGTGCCGAATGCGACGTCGAATCCAAAGCCGCCGCGTGGGCCTTTGGTCTGTCGGCCGATGACGCCACGGTTACACTGGATTTGGTGGTCGAAAAGGAGCAATACGAGAATATTAAATCGATCGTCGAAGCGCTTTCCGACGGCGCGACGCTGGACCCCGAGTCGTTTTCCGAGGCGTTGACCAAGACGCATCATTCGATCCACGGGGCGATGGCCAAGACGGCGACCAAGCTGGGACGCAGCTATCATTTGCGCCCGCTGGCCGGTGAGGTCGCGCCGCCGAATCCCTTGCAAAACCGCGACAAGACCCTGTTGGTCCTGCCGCTGGAAGTGGACGATCGCTTCGGCCAGGGGTTCGCCCAAGATCGCATCCGACGCAGCCCCCATCCCGTCCTGGTCGTCCCCAGCCACGTCGAGCGTGAAGAGTGA
- a CDS encoding DinB family protein, with protein sequence MSRLASRRPESAEYDSDYHRDLIARVEGRCAIETLRSQLHWICDLAGSISTEQVDRVHGPYQWTIRQVFEHCANAERMFGYRIMCLADGSEPTLPNWDENVSADSRFGLGNFSALVTELGDLRKANLGLLQRLTPRAWDAAGTVAGYHVTVRSLAWLTAGHLLHHFEIVENRCGVTAMRGPTMLE encoded by the coding sequence ATGAGTCGTCTTGCCAGCCGCCGTCCCGAGTCCGCGGAGTACGACAGTGATTATCACCGTGACTTGATCGCGCGTGTCGAAGGGCGGTGTGCGATCGAAACCCTCCGCAGCCAATTGCACTGGATCTGTGACTTGGCCGGCAGCATCAGCACCGAACAGGTCGACCGCGTTCACGGCCCCTATCAATGGACGATTCGGCAAGTCTTTGAACACTGTGCCAACGCCGAGCGGATGTTCGGCTATCGGATCATGTGTCTGGCCGACGGCAGCGAGCCGACGCTGCCCAATTGGGACGAAAACGTCTCCGCCGACAGCCGCTTCGGTCTGGGCAACTTTTCCGCCCTGGTCACCGAATTGGGAGACCTGCGGAAAGCGAACCTGGGGCTGCTGCAACGTTTGACACCGCGGGCTTGGGACGCTGCCGGCACCGTCGCCGGGTACCACGTGACGGTGCGTTCGCTCGCCTGGCTGACCGCCGGACACCTGCTGCACCACTTCGAAATCGTCGAAAACCGCTGTGGGGTCACTGCGATGCGCGGCCCCACCATGTTAGAGTGA
- the obgE gene encoding GTPase ObgE: protein MFVDRVQIELHAGKGGDGCSSMRREKYIPRGGPDGGNGGQGASLILEARLGVNSLAAFANRKFIRAGNGRPGQGAMRHGRKAEDQTLFVPPGTLVIDAEQGFVIKDLKHHSDSFVVARGGKGGKGNAHFKSSTNQAPREFTKGEEGEVRIVILELRSIADVGLVGKPNAGKSTLLSRITSARPEIADYPFTTKHPNLGIVDLDEARSFVLADIPGLIEGASDGLGLGHEFLRHIERAGLLVHLVEPEPTDQSDPLDNYRAIRAELSQYDAALAERDEILVVTKSELPQAAEVAERLREETGRQVLLISAMTGAGLTEFTEQVMAQVQQRRKALLDAGEDIPLLRESEQPIEKRRVPPHLRGATAQLSDDHQAKDFESTADAPAKDMP from the coding sequence ATGTTCGTCGATCGCGTCCAAATTGAACTTCACGCCGGAAAAGGCGGGGACGGGTGTTCCAGCATGCGCCGGGAAAAATACATTCCCCGCGGGGGGCCCGACGGCGGCAACGGCGGACAAGGCGCCAGCTTGATCCTGGAAGCCCGATTGGGGGTCAATTCCCTGGCCGCGTTTGCCAACCGAAAGTTCATTCGGGCGGGTAACGGCCGGCCAGGCCAAGGCGCGATGCGACACGGCCGCAAGGCAGAGGACCAGACTTTGTTCGTCCCGCCGGGCACGCTGGTGATCGATGCCGAACAGGGGTTCGTGATCAAGGACCTGAAACATCACAGCGATTCGTTCGTCGTCGCCCGAGGCGGCAAGGGTGGCAAGGGCAACGCCCACTTCAAAAGCAGCACCAACCAGGCACCGCGCGAATTCACCAAGGGCGAAGAGGGTGAAGTCCGAATCGTGATCCTGGAATTACGTTCGATCGCCGACGTCGGGCTGGTCGGCAAACCCAACGCGGGAAAGAGCACCCTGCTCAGCCGGATCACCAGCGCCCGACCGGAAATCGCCGACTACCCATTCACGACCAAACATCCCAATTTGGGGATCGTCGATCTTGATGAAGCGCGGTCGTTTGTCCTGGCCGACATTCCGGGGCTGATCGAAGGCGCCAGTGACGGGCTGGGACTCGGTCACGAGTTTCTGCGGCACATTGAACGCGCCGGTTTGCTGGTCCATCTGGTCGAACCGGAACCGACCGATCAGTCCGATCCGCTGGACAATTACCGCGCGATTCGCGCCGAGTTGTCGCAGTACGATGCGGCCCTGGCTGAGCGCGACGAAATTTTGGTCGTCACCAAAAGTGAACTGCCACAAGCGGCGGAGGTCGCCGAGCGACTGCGCGAAGAAACCGGCCGCCAAGTCTTGCTGATCAGTGCCATGACCGGTGCCGGCCTGACCGAGTTCACCGAACAGGTCATGGCGCAGGTGCAACAACGTCGCAAGGCACTGCTGGATGCCGGCGAGGACATTCCGTTGCTGCGTGAATCGGAACAACCGATTGAAAAGCGAAGGGTCCCGCCGCACCTGCGGGGAGCGACCGCGCAGCTTTCGGATGACCATCAAGCCAAAGACTTTGAATCGACCGCGGATGCCCCGGCGAAGGATATGCCGTGA
- a CDS encoding M20 family metallopeptidase, producing MPHPIEVPVLDGTLASAIDTLAKLISFPSVSAKSNVEITDWCAALLSQMGFTLWPSEYRDERGVAKANLVAVRKPTRATPPSDAPLGLAYFCHTDVVPAKKWIGAPANANDAANAAAPGPFHAVVTEDRIYGRGACDMKGSLAAMLSAVARLDADRQTAPIWIVCTADEEVGFSGAKHLVDHCDGYRDLVRADPVSIIGEPTEMNVVYAHKGIQGFTVHSQGRAGHSATNYGVNANEAMVPMLVKLLELCRRTREDTSLQDDRFDPPVLSWNFGVSDHSNVVNITPQRSDAWVSLRTMPQVDHTVLIAEAEATAGQLGLTLTPIPGCDPMWTDPDCDFVSTLQTIAGTRSQTVCYATDGGVLGELSRRVVIGPGSIAQAHTVDEWIAIDQLQRGIDCYEKALRFWCTGG from the coding sequence ATGCCACACCCGATCGAAGTTCCAGTTCTTGATGGCACCCTTGCGTCGGCCATCGACACGCTGGCGAAACTCATTTCATTCCCTTCGGTCAGCGCAAAAAGCAACGTCGAAATCACCGACTGGTGCGCGGCCCTACTTTCCCAAATGGGATTCACGCTTTGGCCGAGCGAATATCGCGATGAGCGTGGAGTGGCCAAGGCGAATTTGGTGGCGGTCCGAAAACCGACGCGAGCGACGCCCCCGTCCGATGCACCGCTGGGGCTCGCTTACTTTTGCCACACCGATGTCGTGCCGGCCAAAAAGTGGATCGGTGCTCCGGCAAATGCGAATGACGCCGCCAACGCTGCCGCACCGGGGCCGTTTCATGCCGTGGTGACCGAGGATCGTATTTACGGCCGCGGTGCTTGCGACATGAAGGGTTCCTTGGCGGCGATGCTATCCGCCGTCGCGCGACTGGACGCCGACCGGCAAACGGCGCCGATCTGGATCGTTTGCACCGCTGATGAAGAGGTCGGATTTAGCGGCGCCAAACACCTGGTCGATCACTGCGACGGCTACCGCGACTTGGTCCGCGCCGATCCCGTCTCGATCATCGGCGAACCGACCGAAATGAATGTCGTTTACGCCCATAAAGGGATCCAGGGCTTCACCGTTCACAGCCAAGGCCGTGCCGGGCATAGCGCGACCAACTACGGTGTCAACGCCAACGAAGCGATGGTCCCGATGCTGGTCAAGCTGTTGGAACTCTGCCGGCGGACGCGCGAGGACACTTCGTTGCAAGACGATCGTTTTGACCCACCGGTGCTGTCGTGGAATTTCGGTGTCAGTGATCACAGCAACGTGGTCAACATCACCCCGCAGCGCTCCGATGCGTGGGTCAGCCTTCGCACGATGCCCCAGGTGGATCACACGGTATTGATCGCCGAGGCGGAAGCGACTGCAGGGCAGTTGGGATTGACGCTGACGCCGATCCCCGGCTGCGACCCGATGTGGACCGATCCGGATTGCGATTTCGTGTCGACGCTGCAAACGATCGCCGGCACGCGGTCCCAAACCGTTTGCTACGCGACCGACGGCGGAGTCCTGGGGGAATTGTCGCGGCGCGTCGTGATCGGCCCCGGCAGCATCGCCCAAGCACACACGGTCGACGAGTGGATTGCGATCGATCAACTGCAACGCGGCATCGATTGCTACGAGAAAGCGCTACGGTTCTGGTGCACGGGTGGCTGA